One genomic segment of Panicum virgatum strain AP13 chromosome 2N, P.virgatum_v5, whole genome shotgun sequence includes these proteins:
- the LOC120662460 gene encoding phosphopantothenoylcysteine decarboxylase subunit SIS2-like: MDVDESSGNDTEEDEPCLRDPREIAEDSEADADAETQRDDMDEDDENDDDGDSNDGSEESAAGSSDLEGPLVTPAIQDRHIKDIMGFQHDWNKELIAQFYATVYFGHDAQNDNERTIY; this comes from the exons ATGGATGTTGATGAGTCGTCTGGCAACGACACAGAGGAGGATGAGCCCTGTTTAAGAGATCCTCGTGAGATTGCAGAAGATAGTGAGGCAGACGCAGATGCTGAGACTCAgagagatgatatggatgaggatgatgagaatgatgatgatggtgatagTAATGATGGATCTGAGGAGAGTGCAGCAGGCAGCTCAGACTTGGAAGGTCCTCTAGTGACCCCTGCTATTCAG GACAGACACATCAAGGACATCATGGGGTTCCAGCATGATTGGAACAAGGAGTTAATAGCCCAGTTCTACGCCACAGTCTACTTTGGGCATGATGCACAGAATGACAATGAAAGGACCATTTACTAG